One region of Variovorax sp. J2L1-78 genomic DNA includes:
- a CDS encoding DAK2 domain-containing protein: MLVAPGAAVLGDETALDGLQAIAQALATKPQDAALLPVARRAARDALDALRETPNPIGRACMLDDKAIGLDDLGVVALQRMVDAV, from the coding sequence GGTGGCGCCTGGCGCTGCTGTGCTGGGGGACGAGACGGCGCTTGATGGGCTGCAGGCCATCGCACAGGCGCTTGCGACAAAGCCGCAGGATGCTGCGCTCCTCCCGGTCGCACGTCGGGCCGCACGCGATGCTCTCGACGCCTTACGCGAGACGCCCAACCCCATAGGCCGCGCCTGCATGTTAGACGACAAGGCCATCGGCCTAGATGACCTCGGCGTAGTCGCCTTGCAGCGCATGGTGGACGCTGTCTGA